The Clostridiales bacterium region ATCTTAGAAGGCATAGTAACCAATAACCCGATATTTGTTATGGTTTTGGGTATGTGTCCCGTGCTTGGAATAACCAATACGTTAAATAACGCTTTTTGGCTGGGCGTGTCAACTTGTTTTGTTTTGATTTTAAGCAACTTTGTCATATCTTTGGTAGGCAAGATAATTCCCGATAAAGTAAGAATTCCTTGTTATATAATTATTATCGCCACATTGACCACATTAATTGATTTGTTGCTAAGAAAGTTTTTGCCCGGCATTTATACCGAGATAGGACGCTTTATTCAATTAATTGTGGTCAATTGCATAATATTGGCAAGGGCCGAAGCTTTTGCGGCGGGCACCAAGCCGCAATGGGCGCTATTAGACGGCATAAGCA contains the following coding sequences:
- a CDS encoding electron transport complex subunit RsxE: MKAKNLILEGIVTNNPIFVMVLGMCPVLGITNTLNNAFWLGVSTCFVLILSNFVISLVGKIIPDKVRIPCYIIIIATLTTLIDLLLRKFLPGIYTEIGRFIQLIVVNCIILARAEAFAAGTKPQWALLDGIS